From Synechococcus sp. A10-1-5-1, a single genomic window includes:
- a CDS encoding sulfotransferase domain-containing protein: protein MTKDGYWYLASYPKSGNTWCRVFITELRRLSGESEREELHLNQDISTGSIASSRLWLDDQLGINTCDLSFGELDPLRGNAGTSQWVFAEGERFHKTHDAFHSPDSRGRPVVSTQGCNGVVYLLRHPEDVAISLSNFFSWPIQRCIEFLIDSEAALVPSMRHGGRQVRQHMGRWDQHVRSWAEQSILPVLTIRYEDMLGNGQETFSHLAQFLGLPSDSNLIEQTIINTSIEKLQTLEAKVGGFAEKPKGCNRFFRSGRSGEGAEKLSLEQRQRLEENLSATMKRFGYTGPTNQ from the coding sequence ATGACTAAAGATGGCTACTGGTATCTCGCCTCCTATCCCAAATCCGGGAACACATGGTGTCGAGTCTTCATTACTGAATTAAGGCGCTTATCGGGAGAGAGTGAACGCGAAGAACTTCACCTCAATCAAGACATTTCCACAGGCAGCATTGCCTCATCACGGCTATGGCTTGATGACCAACTCGGAATCAATACCTGTGATTTAAGTTTTGGAGAACTTGATCCCCTCCGAGGCAACGCCGGCACAAGTCAATGGGTTTTCGCAGAAGGTGAACGCTTCCACAAGACTCACGATGCATTTCACTCCCCAGATTCGCGTGGAAGACCGGTGGTGAGCACCCAAGGCTGCAATGGAGTCGTTTACCTGTTACGGCACCCCGAAGATGTCGCCATTTCACTCAGCAACTTCTTCTCGTGGCCCATCCAACGTTGCATTGAATTTCTCATCGATTCCGAAGCAGCACTTGTGCCGAGCATGCGCCATGGTGGACGTCAGGTCCGTCAACACATGGGGCGATGGGATCAACATGTACGGTCCTGGGCTGAGCAATCCATCCTCCCAGTCCTCACAATCCGATACGAGGATATGCTCGGCAATGGACAGGAAACGTTTTCACACTTAGCGCAGTTTCTTGGTTTACCCAGCGACTCAAACCTGATCGAACAAACAATCATCAATACATCCATAGAGAAACTCCAGACACTCGAAGCAAAGGTCGGCGGCTTTGCCGAGAAACCAAAAGGATGCAACCGATTCTTTCGATCAGGACGAAGCGGCGAAGGAGCAGAAAAACTGTCTCTTGAGCAGCGCCAAAGATTGGAAGAAAATCTGTCGGCGACCATGAAGCGCTTTGGTTACACGGGACCAACGAATCAATAA